The Diorhabda sublineata isolate icDioSubl1.1 chromosome 9, icDioSubl1.1, whole genome shotgun sequence nucleotide sequence GAAATGAAGCAAACCCACCGTGAATAGAATCATCGCAGTGTCAAATAACTATTATGTGACAATAAATTTgtcttaaaataaaaagaaatgttacaataaatacaaaattgaaattgataggAAAAACGCAATTATAGAACGATCAAGAGCTTTCAGAATGTTGTTATACTAATTAGAGATAAACTGTGGCATGTTAAGAATATATTATGTCTATTCTAATGGAATGGGTCAAGTACTCTAGAAGAAGGCTCAAAcgcatattaaaatattcattctttTTACGGGAATACCTTTATTCCATATTGGTCTGTCGTCGTCATCGTCGTAATTGAATCTATCCACTACATTGACTGATGGTGCTTGCGTTGATTCTGGCTGCTCCTTTGGAGGAAGATAAGCAGGCCCCATATACGGTGGTTTATCCTGACCTCCAAATGGTTGAGGGGCGAAGTAAATAGGTATGCCTCCACTTGGTCCATAGATAGGAATAAAGTATGGTCTATTAAGAGCATAGACTGGGGGTCTCCAGATAGACATTCTGGTAAATCTGAAAAAGAAGTAAACtatgatttgaaataatcaactAATAACGTGTTTACTAAttatttgtcatttattttgattcatacACCTAATCTTgtattttcgtttaaaaatttcGATACGACACTATATACAATTATACATGTCgcaaaaattgattcaatttcaagatttcgtttgataaaaaaattacgactgcaccaatttaaaaatgattatctatatacatatgtatatctgacatttgttttctaaaaaacTCACGTATGACTTTGATATTCCGTATGTTCCGCGTCCCAAGGAGCGATAGCTTTCTTTGTCCTATCTAGCGTTTCTCCATTAGCCTGGGGTAAATTTTTAGTCGCAGTCGTTGAGGCAGCTATATTTTCCCGTTTCAAATCTGTTGCTCGATCGGCATTGTTGCCGGTTTTATGGTATCGATTTTGTGCTGGTGGTGGCGAGTGTGTCGGACCGGCACAGGCTGCCGCAGCTAAAGCCACTATTGCTATTGCCAGATATTCTAAATTCATTCTGAAACAATGGAAAATGCGATTAGTGGAACTGTGAAATCGTTTGATGTgggaaaaattacatatataataGAAGCGGTCTATTATAAAGTGTCACAAAGTTGTCACACTGAGCTTATGTTGCATAAAAAGTTTAGTCTTTGTGAATGTAACAGTAGTAGatagtattaaatttattacataagcgagaattatatattataacacCGAAAAACcgtttatgaaaaatgttttatttattacattcacAAAAAACCCCCCttatgttgtaaaatatttaatatttagtaatataaataatattatgtaatattatttacattaaaaatattgatgacaATATGTTCGCAAAAATATGGTGGTTCTCTTGTTTTTTGCGTATTATTCCTATTCACGtttaacaaattgaaataatgtcaaaGTTTCGTCTTTATGATTTTGAGTCTTAACTCTTCGGAACCTGCTATTGCGTATAGAGTACGCCACCTCAAAAAATGCGCTCAATTTAGAATTTCTTAACCTGTTTGCCCGCTCCTTTTATTTATCCTCATACGGAACTTTGGTACTTAAGTACGTATTAGCTTAGCGTTAAGTATGTCAAGGGTACGTGTGAAAAGTTATAAATGGAATTTCTTCGACCATTGTACAAAATAAGGAGTCTTAGGCCTGGACGCCTGTCAATACAAATTTTAACCGATTAATAACATCTTTTGGCAGACTAGGTGCAATAAAGCCGTACAAGAAATTATAGGACGTAATTTATTAGCACTTTATGTTGCTGGGCACCCAGATTATCATTTCCCTTCGGTAATAGTAGGTATTAGGGATTCCGTcctcataaaatccaaaaaagatTACTCAGAGAGAGTTAGAGGCAATAGCTAAAGCAATCTTTGATGAACTAGATGAGAAAGAAGTGGTTAAAGGGTGCGACAATGAAGATGAAGCTGAAGAGGTTGTTTATAGTGACCATGATACGAATTCTGAACAGCAAGCCGACGATGTCAAGATATTGACTATTATCATTTAAATGTCATAAAACCCATCAAATAATCCATAATGAAAGGTGAAGAAAAAGAAACTATTCACAACTGAGATGATACactatataattatatttacaaatatatatatatttcatctGTAACATAAAATTACTAGAGAAAAAGAGAAGCAAAGATAACACTAAAGATGAGATATTGGCTCTTTTTGAACTTTTATTTCTATCTGGCGTGAAGAAACAAAGCCACACAAATCTCCGAGAATTCTGGAAAACAGACAGTAGCAGATTGAAAATGTTTGGAGCTTGTATAAGTATGAgaaggtttttatttttattgtagtcAATAAGAGTCGATAATGAATGGTAGACCACAACATcaagcaacaaataaattagcaGCTATTAGAGGTATATTCGACAGAATTCGTGTTCAGCGATCTCGAAAACCCTCTGGAAGTAAGTCGTAACTAAGTTCCATAAGGCTCCTGTAAACGACGTAAAAATCGACCATCCTGGGCTACAGGTACCTCTCAGATCATTGGTTTGATTTTAGTGTTCAACGATCTCAAAAACCTCTAGGATGTATGTATTTGACTAGttttataacgaatttccacgAAGCTCCAGAAGATCACGTATATTGTCATCACCATTGTGATATTCGGGTTTAATTATCTTTATATTTAGCCAAATTTATAACGTATTTCCATAAAACTTCAGGAAACGACGTATAAAACCCCGTAAATCAGATATCTCTAAGATCATAGtcgttgttattattattatgttcaGCAACCCGAAAAACTTCCgaatagaaaaattgaactaattttccgaattataaaatttttattttttaataatttgcaatgcaatgatattttcatttcttattcatACATTTCGTTCACAATGTCTCCTCGCCGGAATCAAATGCGGTATTTTCTGCTAGGAAATTCCTGAATTTTCCCTTTTTTTAGAAGGTAAGCGACCCCAAGCAgaacaaaatttgacattttaaataacaatatcTCGGAATTATCAGAAAAtgatcaatatatttataaatattcttcatacattataaattttgtcAATACGTTCGACATTGGTACGATTACATCTCACTTCCATTTTTGTTCCGAGCTTACTACTTAGCAATTTACTTATATCGTTCAGGACAAATTTCCCTTGTGTAGTCCACGTCGGGAGATTCTAATGGAAAGCCAATTTATCCCTGGGATATTTTACTCGGGAATACAAAAAAGGAATTCATTTAATGATTCTAAATTCCAGTTGATTTGTATTATCTCTTGACTATTATTTGTGTACCGAAAGAATATCGCCCAAGCCATAAAAAGATAATGATTATTGATATCAATCTACATGTTTCTACTGTATTGATAATACTTGTCAGAATGCCATAAAATTTGTGTTATATTAAGGAACATATAGGGCTCAATTCAcgataaaataatgataaatactAGGGATAAACTTAATATAGGGTGATAATATGAGAAAATCGTAGAATTTGTATTCATAGCTACGCTCTATATCAAATAATACACCCTGCAAATGTCTCCCAAAGTACACATTACGAACTCATCGTAAACACTCATTATCGCCGCTTCTTTCACTGTTCCAGAAATAAGTTGTATGTTAGCTCGTTATTGCTGGAAGCGTGATGTTTTGTCATTCAGTTAGCTGTAATGTTTTGGAACAATTGATTACATTTGGTATATTCTCTTAAGTATGAATATAATATCTGGAAATATGTACGaggttattttatttatctggCAGACAAAGGAGAATATGTGTGATTGAATCACGTCCTAAAACGTTGTAAGGTATGAAAACCTGCATTTACTTGTGTTTTTAATCAGTTCGTCATCTAGAACCAGAAGATCTTGAAGAAGTATGTCAAAATTGtgatgaattatatattttagataatattgagataagatttattcatttatacacTAACTATGAAATGTGTAGCTATATACTGAGTTTAAAAATCCTTCTCACAATTAATGTtagttttcaatgttttaattattaaatagtCATACAATAAGATAAAAGTATAGCCTATAGTATTATATGTTTTCAACTCAACGTTCAGCAAGGTCTTGGAGACATTGGTAAAACCGTTATTTGGGCttagattcaaaaaattttcgcactgtattttcaacatctccttaGGAATTGTGATAACTGTTCAATGTTATAAAGGTCCTTGGATAGTTTTTGCGTAACTTTCGCAGTATGTGGTTTAGCATTGTTTTTTTGTAAGAGAACCAAAAAAACCTCACGTATTTACATCAGCTAGCCACTATATACTTTGGCGTTGACAGCTCGGCTATCTGGAATTATATCGAGGTACATTaattcataattccaccagacacaGACTTTCATCTCGAATAGACCTCTATTTACGACAGGTTCTGGTAATTTTCCTTTGTCGAACCACTGATTTTGCAAATTTTATTGATGtcaatccatttttcatcgcaTTAAAAATGTCTCTAGAAAAACGATCATCTTTCGGAAGGGTAAGGGTTTGTCTACACACCTGTACTGGACGTTTCGCATGAATCTCCAAGCGTGTCCTATAATCGGCGAATGCTGGTACCAGATGGTTTTCTACTGCTTTGTAACATCAATATCCCACGCAGGATGACCACTTGAGCGTGAACATTCTTCAAGTATCAAATCTCCACTATTAAAACGATTGAATTATCTCTGTGCCCATCGCTCATTAACTGTGTTCTTCCTTTCAATCTGACTTATTTTTTTGCGATCCTGGCTGCTTCAAcctttttcattccatttcatatttatcacaatccatactatttattatataaacgtACAGcgttttcaataaacaaaaaaaggtcATTGGAATATATAATGGCAATCTTCATACAACTGCAGACAAATTATGAAATGCTTAAATTGAGGcgtaggaattttcacatatgaaaaccaTCTTTACCCATGAGATACTCTCTGTATTATATATTTCACATTCACAGTGTATTTTTCTGAGAGGGAAATGTTTAGTTTAGAATAATATTTGTTGAACACATTGTCAAggtaaaaagttttattttattatgtcttagaagaaaagaaaaaatgctCGAACTACGAGTCATGGTTAGATATACTTCCGAAACTCTATTGAGACAATGTTCCAATAATCAGTAAAATCCTGAAAATAAACGAACTTGGAAAAATGAGGAGTGAAATTAGTTCGCCTTGAAACGCGCCTAAAGAAATCATCTCAacaattttttccgaaaatagAAAGTTAAAGTGAATTTGCTCTCTCAATTTTTATCGTGTTattcgttattttcaatttaacgaaaGAATTGAAGTGGGGAAATTTGTAGACAATTAAATTCTATACAATAAACAATGTAACACCGATAACTTCTCGCAAACTAAAGTAATATCTCTAAATTTAGTGAATGAAAACAACTAATTCGAGGTCAAATTGTCTATCCGTGGAAATTATTATTgcaattataatataaaactttcaacCCGACCCTGATTCAGAAACACATAGGCCACCAAAAATAAGACGCTCTCAACCATTTTACCAAGTCGGTAGAAAGACATTCAGCGTTTACAGTTGAGGAAAATGTGGCGTCGCATTATGCTTGAAATATCACTCAAAAATAATTCCTGAAAACCGTCTCATTCTTAATGAGGAGGATTAATCATCAGAAtattctctatttatttattatagaatgaaaatgaattttacacataattttgataattttcgtTAAGAGATTCATTCTATATTCCTTTTTTATCAACAGAATAATAGTGATCGTACTGTATATGGTTTTAGATAGAGAAGTTAATATTTGattgaacaatattttaagaaaacatATGATTGTAAAATTATGGAATaagattattatatatatatatatatatatatatatatatatatatatatatatatatatatatatatatatatatatatataataagtataaaGTACATACCATATAATATACTGTATACATTCTAAggaatataacaataataattcttctcattttttatatattcttctatatttttattttatagtgaTAATACACTACCAACCTCCAGCTATCGAAAGGTGGGCATagtttaaattgaatatgaACTAATGGAAAAGAGATATAGCAATTCTCCTCGACAGTCAAGCATTTATAAAAGCAATTAACTCACCAATTATTATGGAATGTCTAGAAATACTAAACGAACTAGGCAAAGAAAACAATGTTGTCCTGGGTACCATAACTTAGATGTATACATGAGAGTGAATATGTAAATAATCTGGAGAGAACGGACACCCAAATTTCCGAACCGAAACCAGGAAAAAATCACTTGAAATcagaacgaaaaaaaaatgagaaccGCAATCGAACACTCGTATGAGAGtctatatctattttttgaCATGTAAGATCGAATAAATAGATTAACCTAAGCAATTTCACAGGGTTTCCGACAGGACCCTGTCACTTAATTAAACACCTTTATGTGAATCAATAGTGTAGAACTAACCTTCTTTATACCGTGAGTAATAACAGAATTCATCAATGCTTAAGAACGCACGCAGAGCTGTAACATACATATCCAATATGGCTTAAGCAAAGAGCGgacacaatattaaaaaaattagttgtaaatattc carries:
- the LOC130448722 gene encoding uncharacterized protein LOC130448722 isoform X2; its protein translation is MHICTARMNLEYLAIAIVALAAAACAGPTHSPPPAQNRYHKTGNNADRATDLKRENIAASTTATKNLPQANGETLDRTKKAIAPWDAEHTEYQSHTFTRMSIWRPPVYALNRPYFIPIYGPSGGIPIYFAPQPFGGQDKPPYMGPAYLPPKEQPESTQAPSVNVVDRFNYDDDDDRPIWNKGSSNSISDSDKPARPPADNSIHLSAADENMMREIFKIRPTQSAQQPPRTIPTTTTSTPPPTQDPPGPSNCVWAVVSCCSADTNVYPERCFEQRGCPGPFWGGSPCDTEFAKAAVAAALKYYNP
- the LOC130448722 gene encoding uncharacterized protein LOC130448722 isoform X3; the encoded protein is MNLEYLAIAIVALAAAACAGPTHSPPPAQNRYHKTGNNADRATDLKRENIAASTTATKNLPQANGETLDRTKKAIAPWDAEHTEYQSHTFTRMSIWRPPVYALNRPYFIPIYGPSGGIPIYFAPQPFGGQDKPPYMGPAYLPPKEQPESTQAPSVNVVDRFNYDDDDDRPIWNKGSSNSISDSDKPARPPADNSIHLSAADENMMREIFKIRPTQSAQQPPRTIPTTTTSTPPPTQDPPGPSNCVWAVVSCCSADTNVYPERCFEQRGCPGPFWGGSPCDTEFAKAAVAAALKYYNP
- the LOC130448722 gene encoding uncharacterized protein LOC130448722 isoform X1, whose product is MKGRFGSTRLVYSTLQIHRHCKSNDKMNLEYLAIAIVALAAAACAGPTHSPPPAQNRYHKTGNNADRATDLKRENIAASTTATKNLPQANGETLDRTKKAIAPWDAEHTEYQSHTFTRMSIWRPPVYALNRPYFIPIYGPSGGIPIYFAPQPFGGQDKPPYMGPAYLPPKEQPESTQAPSVNVVDRFNYDDDDDRPIWNKGSSNSISDSDKPARPPADNSIHLSAADENMMREIFKIRPTQSAQQPPRTIPTTTTSTPPPTQDPPGPSNCVWAVVSCCSADTNVYPERCFEQRGCPGPFWGGSPCDTEFAKAAVAAALKYYNP